The genomic interval GGACCGGGAGCTTTACGGTTTTGCCCTTCGTGAAGGCAGCCCCTTACGCGAATCGATCAACCGGGTGTTGTTGCGAAAAATTCATGAGCCTGGCTGGCATGAGCTGATCGCCCGCTACCTGGGCTCCGGGGAAATCCAGTAACGGTGTTGCCTGCTTCTATGTCGTGTCGCGGCGCGGGATCGGCTGGCGTTCCCGGCGAAAAGCGACGACCTGATGACCACCCTCAACCGAAAGGAAAAAGCATGCCCCTGACCCAACTCGACGATACAGCCGCCCTGATCGTGATTGACCTGCAGAAGGGCATCGTTGGCCTGCCGACCGTCCATCCCGGCGCCGAGGTCGTCGGTCGGACGGCGAAGCTGGCCCGTGCCTTCCGCGAATGCGGCCTGCCCGTCGTGCTCGTCAATGTGACGGGCGGCGCACCCGGCCGCACGGAAGCGGGCGCCAGCCTGCCGGCGCGGCCGCCCGATTGGGCCGAACTGGTGCCGGAACTGGATCCGCAACCCGGCGATCATCGGATTAGCAAACAACGCTGGGGCGCGTTCAGCGGTACGGGGCTCGATGAGCACCTGCGGCGGAAAGGCGTGACGCAGGTCTTCATCGCCGGGATCGCCACGAGCATCGGGGTGGAATCGACGGCGCGCAGCGCCTATGAGGGTGGTTACCACGTGGTGCTCGTGGTTGATGCGATGACGGACCGGGACGCCGAGGCGCACCGTCGTAGCATCGAGAAGATTTTTCCCCGGC from Verrucomicrobiota bacterium carries:
- a CDS encoding isochorismatase family protein → MPLTQLDDTAALIVIDLQKGIVGLPTVHPGAEVVGRTAKLARAFRECGLPVVLVNVTGGAPGRTEAGASLPARPPDWAELVPELDPQPGDHRISKQRWGAFSGTGLDEHLRRKGVTQVFIAGIATSIGVESTARSAYEGGYHVVLVVDAMTDRDAEAHRRSIEKIFPRLGETATTDEVLKRLEERSAAPGSRE